TGCCCTGTCATGAATGGGGGAAAAGCGCGCCGCGCTTCAGAACTTGAGGAAATTCCAGACGCGCGTACCCGTGGTGTCGCCGCTGTTGCTGTCGCGGTTGCGGGCTGCGCGGGCGCCGTCGTTGGACTGCACCTCGTACTCGGGCATGGAGCCTACCTTGGGTTGCACGGTGATGCTCTGGGTCTGGCCGCCGACGCGGGTTTCATCGACTCGGCTGCCGGCGTCCTCCACGCGGATATGTTCGATCCGCTGGTTGTGCTTGCCGGTCGCCGCCGCATTGTCCTGCTGGCCCTGGGGCGCAGGAGCGATTGCGGCATCGGCCGGCGCAGGGGTGGGGGACTGGGCCAGAACGGATCCGGCGGCCAGGCTCAGCATAATGAAAAGTGGTGCAGCGCGCATAGTGTGGATTGTAGGGCGACTTCGAATTGTCCCACCAGGTGCTATCCGTCTCGGGTCTGCGGACCGGCGGAGCCGGGCTCGCGTGCACAATCCGGGGTATGAGCAATTCCAAGACCCTGGTGCTGGTGGACGGCTCCAGCTACCTCTACCGCGCCTACCATGCCATGCCCGACCTGAGGGCGATTCCCGGCGACCCGGCCAGCCCGGCCACGGGTGCCATCCGCGGCATGGTGAACATGATGCAGGCGCTGAGGAAGGACGTGCAGGCCGATTACGCCGTCTGCGTGTTCGATGCCTCGGGGCCGACCTTCCGGGACGAGATGTACACCGAGTACAAGGCCACGCGCTCGCCCATGCCCGACGATCTGCGCAGCCAGATCGAGCCCATCCACGAGGTGGTGGCCATGCTGGGCTGGAAGGTGGTGGCCGTGCCCGGCGTGGAAGCCGACGACGTGATCGCGACGCTGGCGCAGACCGCTGCGGCTCAGGGCATACAGGTCATCGTCTCCAGCGGCGACAAGGACTTGAGCCAGTTGGTCAACGAGCATGTGACCATCATCGACACCATGAACGGCAAGAAGCGCGACGTGGCCGGCGTGACGGCCGAGTTCGGCGTGCCGCCGGCGCTGATGATCGACTACCAGGCCCTGGTGGGCGACACCGTGGACAACGTGCCCGGCGTGACCAAGGTCGGGCCCAAGACCGCCGCCAAATGGCTGGAGGAGTTCGGCACGCTGGACAATCTGATTGCCAACGCGGCAGGCATCAAGGGCGTCGCGGGCCAGAACCTGCGCGATGCGATTGCCAGCGGCCAGCTGGCGCTGAGCCGCCAGCTGGTGACCATGAAAACCGATTGCGATCTGTCAGCCTACATTGGCGGCCTGCCGCAGCTCGATGTCGTCACGCTGGCCGAGCCCGATAGCGCCGCGCTCGCGCCGTTCTACGAGAAATACGGCTTCAAGGGCCTGGTGCGCACCCTGGGCGCCGCTGCGGCCGACGTCAAGGCGGCCAAGCCCGGCAAGGCTGCCAAGGCAGACAGTGCCCAGGGCGGCCTGTTCGATGCCGATGACGCGGCGGCCACCGAGGTGGCCGTGGCGGCCCAGCAGCGCGATGTGCTCTACACCACGATTCTGAGCGAGGCGCAACTCGATGAATGGCTGGCCAAGATCGAGGCCGCCGAGCTGACCGCGCTGGATACCGAGACCGATTCGCTGGACGAGATGGTGGCCCGCATCGTCGGCATTTCCTTCAGCGTGGCCGTGGGCGAGGCCGCCTATATTCCGCTGCGCCACGAGGGCATGGACGTGCCCGAGCAGCTCGATCTGGACAAGGTGCTGGCCAGGCTCAGGCCCTGGCTCGAGGATGCGTCCAGGAAGAAACTGGGCCAGCATGTCAAATATGACCAGCATGTGTTTGCCAACCACGGCATCACCGTGCGCGGCTATGCGCACGACACCATGCTGCAGTCCTATGTGCTCGAAGCCGACCGCCCGCACAATCTGACCAGCCTGGCGCTGCGCCATGTGAATCGCAGCGGCATCAGCTACGAAGACCTGTGCGGCAAGGGCAAGAGCCAGATTCCGTTTGCCCAGGTGCCCGTGGACAAGGCCGCAGCCTACAGCTGCGAGGACTCCGACCAGACGCTGGACGTGCACAACACCTTGTGGCCGCGCATCCAGGTCCAGGCCGGGCTGCTGCATATCTACGAGCTGGAAATGCAGACCAGCGAAGCGCTGTTTCGCATCGAGCGCAATGGCGTGAGCATCGACGCGGGTGAGCTGGCACGCCAGAGCAATGATCTGGGCGCACGCATCCTGAAGCTCGAGGAAGAGGCTTACGAGATTGCGGGCCAGCCCTTCAATCTGTCCTCGCCCAAGCAGCTGGGCGAGATCTTCTTCGACAAGCTGGGCATGCCCGTCGTGAAGAAGACCGCCACCGGCGCGCGCAGCACGGACGAGGAAGTGCTGGAAAAGCTGGCCGAGGACTATCCGCTGCCCGCCAAGCTGCTGGAGCACCGCAGCCTCTCCAAGCTCAAGGGAACCTACACCGACAAGCTGGCGCAGATGGCCTTGCCCAGCGACGGCCGCGTGCACACCCACTACGCCCAGGCCGTGGCGGTGACGGGGCGTCTGTCCAGCAACGACCCCAATCTGCAGAACATTCCCGTGCGCACGCCCGAAGGCCGCCGCGTGCGCGAAGCCTTTGTGGCCCCCGAGGGCAAGCTGATTGCCAGCGCCGACTATTCGCAGATCGAGCTGCGCATCATGGCCCATCTGTCGGGCGACGAAGCCTTGCTGAGCGCCTTCAAGAACGGCCTGGACGTGCACCGCGCCACGGCCGCCGAAGTCTTCGGCGTGAGTGTGGACGAGGTCAGCAGCGAGCAGCGCCGCTATGCCAAGGTGATCAACTTCGGCCTGATCTACGGCATGAGCAGCTTCGGCCTGGCCAAGAACCTGGGCATCGAAACCAAGGCGGCGGCCGCCTATATCGACAAATACTTCCAGCGCTATCCCGGCGTGAAGCGCTATATGGACCAGACCGTGGAGCTGGCCCATGCCCAGGGCTATGTGGAGACCGTCTTCGGTCGGCGCCTGGTGCTGCCCGAGATCAACGGCGGCAACGGCCCGCGCAAGAAAGCGGCCGAGCGCGCTGCCATCAACGCCCCCATGCAGGGCACGGCGGCCGATCTGATCAAGAAGGCCATGGTGGCCGTGCAGGCCAGGCTGGATGCCGAAAAGCCCGAGGTGCTGGTCATCATGCAGGTGCACGACGAGCTGGTGTTCGAGCTGCCCGAAGCCGCCAGGGACTGGGTGCAGGCCGAGATCCCTGCCATCATGGCCGGCGTGGCCGATCTGTCCGTGCCGCTGCTGGCCGAGATCGGCTTTGGCAGCAGCTGGGAAAAGGCGCATTGAGCTTTTCACCCAAAGGCGCACTGATACGCTTTCGTCCCGGGGGCGCCCAGGTCTTGCCGAGGTGGTCCCTTAAAAAAGAGAGCTGCTTGCGCTTTCTGAAAAAGCACTTCAGGTTGTTTTTGACCTAAAGTGCTTTGTTTACAAGCGCTGTCAGCTCCTGAATTGTTCTAGGTTGTTGCGGGAAATATCTTGTTCAAAGGCTTTGCAATGACGCCCGCCGTGCGCACGGGGCTGTCGATTTCGGTGGCGACGGGGCTGTACGGCATCTCCTTCGGCGCGCTGTCCGTGGCGGCCGGCCTCAACCTCTGGCAGACCATGGCGCTGAGCGCGCTGATGTTCACGGGCGGTTCGCAGTTCGCCTTCATCGGCGTGGTGGCGGGCGGCGGCAGCGGCATGGCGGCCGTGAGCGCGGCCTCGCTGCTGGGCGTGCGCAATGCCATCTACGGCATGCAGATGAGCCGTCTGCTGGGCGTCCAGGGGCTGCAGCGCTGGCTGGCGGCGCACTGGACGATCGACGAATCCGCGGCCACGGCATCGGGCCAGGAGGAACTGGCCGAGCAGCGGCTCGGCTTCTGGGTCGCCGGGGCGGGCGTGTTCCTGCTCTGGAACCTGTTCACCTTGCTGGGCGCGCTGATGGGCAACGCGCTGGGCGACACGCGCCGCTTCGGTCTCGACGGGGCTGCCGTGGCGGCCTTTCTCGGCCTGCTCTGGCCGCGCCTGAACGCGCGCGAGCCGGTGGCGCTGGCGCTGGGCTGCGGGCTGGTCACGGCCCTGGCCATACCCTGGGTGCCTGCAGGCGTGCCGATTCTGCTGGCCGCAGCCCTGGGCGCCTTCTGGGGCTGGGTGCGCCCTTCGGAGGCTGGGCAATGACGCTGTCCCTGTCCTTGTCCCTGTGGCAATGGATCTTGCTGGCCTGTGCGCTGGCCTTTGTGACCAAGCTGCTGGGCTACAGCCTGCCCGAGCGCTGGATGCGCAGCCCGCGCATGGCCCAGATCGCGGCCTGTCTGACGGTGGCGTTGCTGGCTTCGCTGACGGTGATGAACACCCTGGCCAGCGGCACGCGCATCAGCCTGGATGCGCGCCTGGGCGCCTTGCTGGTGGCGGCGCTGGCCCTGTGGCTGCGGGCACCATTCTTGCTGGTGGTGATTCTGGGGGCCGTGGCTGTGGCGCTGCTGCGCTGGCTGGCCTGAGGTGCCTGCAACGCACTGGCCTTAGACTGCATGGCCAGCCAGGCTTGAGATCGTCAACACGTTCTGAAATTCCATCAACCCAAGGAGGATCCATGAAGTACGAAGACATCGCTCAGGATATGCAGGGGCTGCTCGGCGCTCGCGCCGATGCCCAGCCCAGCCGCCGCACGGCCTTGCGCGCAGCCCTCGGGGCCGGCCTGGGCGTGGGCTATGCCTGCGCCGCCGGCCCGGTCATGGCTCAGACGGCCATCAAGACCCCGGTCGACGGCCTGACGGCAGGCGAGGTCAGCATCGATGTCAAAGGCTTCAAGCTGCCGGCCTACCGGGCCATGCCTGCGGGCAAGCAGAATCTGCCCGTGGTGCTGGTGATCTCCGAAATCTTCGGCGTGCATGAATACATTGCCGATACCTGCCGCCGCCTGGCGCGTGCGGGCTATCTGGCGATAGCGCCCGACCTGTTCGTGCGCCAGGGCGATCCCATGGCCTATGGCGAGATGGCCAAGCTCATGAGCGAGGTGATCGCCAAGGTGCCCGATGCCCAGGCCATGGGCGATCTGGACGCTGCCGTGCAATGGGCAGGCACCCAGGGCGGCGATGTCAGGAAGCTGGCCATCACCGGCTTTTGCTGGGGCGGGCGCATCACCTGGCTGTATGCCGCACATGCCCCGCTCAAGGCCGGCGTGGCCTGGTACGGGCGTCTGCAGGGCAACAAGAACGATTTGCAGCCCAGCTATCCGCTGGACCTGGTGGGACAGCTCAAGGCACCGGTGCTGGGCCTGTACGGCGGCAAGGACACGGGCATTCCGCTGGAGTCGGTCGAAGCCATGAAGGCCGCGCTCAAGACCGGCTCTGCGGCGGCCAGGGCCTCGGAGTTCGTGATCTTCCCCGAGGCGCCCCATGCCTTCCATGCCGACTACCGCCCCAGCTACCGCGAGCAGGCCGCGCAGGACGGCTGGGCCCGCATGCTGACCTGGTTCAACCAGCATGGCGTGGCTTGATGTCTCATTCGCTGAAATTTTCGGCCCGGGGGGCTTGACAGCTTTGCTAAGGTGAAAGAAGTCCCGGCGAGCCATGCATGTCATGCGCATCCGGGGCTGACGGTATGGGGATAGTCGCAAGCGGGCCGCGTTGGGCGGCGCATTCTGCGAAAATCCTCAAGATTCGCCTGTAAAAGGTTGCGGTTAAGCCATATAAAGCTATGACATTGGTAGCAATTATTCTGGCCACCCTGGCTGCTGGTATCGGCAGTGTCTGGGTGGCCGCGTTGTTGATGAGTCTGGGAGGGGGGCGCACGCCAGGGCTGATGCCCCAGCGTCTGCTGAGCCTGGCTGCGGGAGCCTTGCTCGCCACAGCCTTCATGCATTTGCTGCCCGAAGCGTTCGAGAGCCATGGCAAATCCCATGATCTGTTCGTGGTGCTGCTGATCGGGCTGGTGTTTTTCTTTCTGCTGTCCAAGGCCGAGCTATGGCACCACGGCCATGAGCATTCGCATGGCGACGCCCACCAGCCTGTTGCCGTGCACCATGCTCACAGTCATGGCCACGACCATCAGCATGGTCACGCCCACCATGACGACCATGGAGAGCACGCGCATGGTCACAGCCATGGCAAGGGCGGCTGGGCCATTCTGACGGGCGACAGCGTGCATTGCTTTGGCGATGGCGTGCTGATTGCATCGGCCTTCGTGGCCGATATCCGCCTGGGCCTGATTGCTGCCCTGTCGGTGCTGGCGCACGAGGTGCCTCACCACATGGGCGATATCGTGGTGCTGCGCCAGTCCAGCAGCAATCGCCGCGTGGCGCTGATCAAGGTGTCCATGGCGGGAGCCGTGACCACGCTGGGCGGGGTGGCCGGCTATTTCCTGATCGGACAGCTGCACGAGCTGCTGCCGTATTTCCTGGTCGTTGCGTCGAGCAGCTTCATCTATGTGGCGCTGGCCGACCTGATTCCCCAGCTGCAAAAGCGCCTGAGCGCCAAGGAAACCGCAGCCCAGGTCTTCTGGCTGCTGCTGGGCATCGTCATCGTGACGGTGATGAGCGGTGCCGCGCACAACCATGGACACGAGCATGACCACGATCATGGTGCCGAGGTCGGGCATTCGCACGAGCCCGCCCCCGCGCCTGCGGCTGTCCATGAAGCAGCGCACAAGCACGAGCATTGATTGCAACTGCAGTCGATAAAAAACCGGCTTCCAGCCGGTTTTTTCATTCAGGAAACATCTTTCAGTTCGGTCTTGACCGCCGCCAGCTGGCGGCGCGAGACCGGCAGCAGCTCGCTGACGCCCTGCAGGCGCAGGCCCCAGCCTTCGCCTTCCTGCGGATCGTCATATTTTTCGAGGCCGCGCAAGGCCGCACGCAGCACCAGGGCGTTGCGGTGTATGCGCAGCAGATGTTCGCCATGGCGGGTTTCGAGATCGGCCAGCGCTCCGTCGAGGATGTAGTTGCGCTGCACGGTGCGCACGGTGATGTATTTCTGCTCGGCCTTGAGAAAACGCACTTCGGACAGCGGCAGCCGCAGCGTGCCGCCGCGCTCCTGAATCAGCAGCACGGGGCCGCTGTCCACGACGCTGCGCGTGCTCAGCGCACGTTCTGCCTTCTGCAGCGATTGCTGCAGGCGTTCCAGGCGTACGGGCTTGGTCAGATAGTCCACGGCATCCAGCTCGAAAGCATGTACCGCATGGCTGGCATGCGCCGTCACGAACACGATGGCGGGCGGGTTGGCCAACTCCGCCAGGGACGCTGCCAGCTGCAGCCCGTTGTGGCCGGGCATGTGGATGTCCAGCAGCACCAGCTGGACGGGGGCGGGCTGTGCGGCCTGCAGCATCTGCAGGGCCTGGTCGGCATCGGCGGCTTCCTGAACATGGTGGGGGCCATGTGCGCAGTCGCCGAGCAGAGTGCGCAGTCTGGCGCGAGCCAGAGCTTCGTCATCAACGATCAGAATGTGCATGACGGGATTCTCCCGGTTTTGGCGCGGTCTGCTGCAAAGGCACGCTCAGGCGCACCACATACAGCCCGTCGCGCACCTTGGCGCTGAAACTGCCTTGCAGGTCGTGCAGCAGCGACAGCCTGGCCCTGACGTTGTCCAGGGCCATGCCATGGCCGGTGCTTTGATGCCCGGCACTGGCCGGCGGCAAGGTGTTGATGATCTGGATCAACGCTTCGTTGCCGCGCCTTTCGGTGCGTACCTGCAGCTTGCCGCCGCGCGCATTGGGCTCCACTCCATGGCGGATGGCGTTCTCCACCAGTGGCTGCAGCAGCAGCGGCGGCAGCAGCGCTCCATGCACGCTTTCATCGAGCTGCCACTGCATCTGCAGGCGCTCGCCAAAGCGTACCTGCTCTATGGACAGATAGCGCTGGGCCAGCTCTATCTCCTGCGCCAGCGTGGTGGTCAGATGGGGTTCGGCCAAGGCATAGCGAAACAGATCGCTGAGATCCTCGAGCAAGGCTTCTGCCTTGGCCGGCTCGGCGCGCACCAGCGCAATCGCGCTGTTGAGGGTGTTGAACAGAAAGTGCGGTCTGATGCGTGACTGCAGCTCGGTGAGACGGGCCTGGGTCTGCGCCGGCGTGTTGCCGCGCGCGCGCAGCACCAGCGCCGTCACGAGCAGCGCGGCCAGCAGGCCTCCCGTGACGGCACTGGCCAGCCAGGGGGCTTTGTCGATGCCGATGAAGAACAGCATGCCGCAGGCATAAAGCCCTGCGAGCGCGCCCAGCAGCACGCCGGCCAGATATTGGCCGCGCATGTCCAGACGCTGCAACTGGTGCTTGAGGCTGCAGGCGGCGATCAGCCAGACCAGGGTGCCTGGCAGGCAGGCACCGGTGAGCAGAGCCGCGCTGGCAAACCACTCCCAGAGCGAGTCCGCACCATAGATGGCAGCCGTGCCCACCACCACCTGTACAAACAGCACGGCGCGCAGCACCACGCCGGCATTGCAGGCGTCGAACACCAGGACCGGGCGGGCCGAGGTTGGTGTGGCAGCGATGAGCGGTGAGATGGGCACGGGCGGTATGGAGCAGGACGGTGTTCGGGATGCAGACTGGAGCGAGCTGAAAATGCACCAAGGGCATTCCTGTCGACAGGGCAGCATGCCCGGTCCGAACTGGCGCAAGTGCTGCGATTATTGGCCAGCAGCTGCGCTGCAGCGGCAATTCGCGCGGCATCTGTCGGTTCGATGCATCAGCTTTGTGCTGACTCAAACAGAGGCCGCTGCCCGGCTGGCGGCCTGATAGCGTCTGAGCGACCAGACCACGCCCGCAAGAATCAGCAGCATGGGGGCCAGTTCGGCGAGCAGTGGCAGGCGCTGTTCATAGAGGAAGTGGTAGGCCAGGGCAAACAGGGTCTCGAACACCAGCAGCTGGCCCACGAAGGTGATGGGCAGGCGCTGGCTGGCGGCATTCCACATCCAGTTGCCCAGCCAGGACGAGAGGATGGCCACGGCCAGATTCAACAGCCAGAACAGCTGCCAGCGCTGGGCCGGAATGTCGGGGCTGCCGGCGCCGCTGGCCTCAGGCGATATCAGCCAGAGCAGCACCCAGAGCAAGGCGCTGATCAGACCGACGACCAGACCCCAGAGCGTGGACCACTCCGTGCCGTTGAAGCGGCTTTGTGCCAGGTAACGGGTGTTGTCCAGCGCATAGCGGCTCCAGCAGAGCATGGCCAGCACGGCCATCAGCACGCCCAGCAGATAGCGCCCCTGGTTGCCTGCGGGCCCCGTGGTCAGCGCATGGGCGTTGACGAGCACGATGCCGGCCAGAATCAGCGCCATGGGGGCCAGCATGCGGCGCAGCGGAAGCGCGCCCTGGGTGTTGCGGCCCAGCAGCGGCACGGTGACGGGAACCAGGCCCACGATCAGCGAGGTCACGGCCATGCCTATCCATTGCACGGCGGTGGCGACCAGGGCGAAATAAACCACATTGCCCGTCAGGGCCAGCCATACCAGATGCCGGACATCGGCCGCTTGCAGCCTGGGCAGCAGCCTGGTGGCCCGGGGCAGAAAAACGCATAGGGCCACCACGCCGTAGAGCACGAAGCGGCCAAAGGTGATCTGCAGCGGCGAGAACTCCGGCAGCATGGCCGGCACGAGAAAAATCGCGCCCCAGAGCGCGCAGGCGGCCAGCGCAAAACCGAGGCCGGAAATCAGGGAAGAGCGGGAATGCATGCCGGGCGGCGCACCGGCCGCCTGGGCAGCGGCCGTGAAGGGAAGGTGAGCGGAGACGGCGTGATTGTCCGCGAAGGCCAGAAACCGGGTGGCTGCAGCCGGATTTGCCAGCTTGGCGAGATAAGGCTTGCAGGCCTTATCTATCAATCGCAGGGTGCTATTGAATCGTGAGTATGCGGAGCGCGAACAGCGCTTTGTCGCAGTGGCCGGCAATGGCTCTGGAACGCTGTGGCGCCCAAGCCGGGTCAGGCCGATAAAATCCCTGTTTCTGCTTTGCACAGCCGTCACGCCAAACTTCTGCATTGGGCGGCCTGTGGTTTTACGGGATTGTTGCCCTCACATGTCTACATCTGCTCCTTCGCACAACCAGCTCGATTCCAAGGCCGAAGCCTGGTCTGCCCTGTTCTCCGAACCCATGAGCGACCTGGTCAAGCGCTACACCTCCAGCGTGTTCTTTGACAAGCGCATGTGGCAGGCCGACATCCAGGGTTCTCTGGCGCATGCCGAAATGCTGTCGGCCCAGAAGATCATTGCGGCCGAAGATTTCGCCTCCATCCAGAAGGGCATGGCGCAGATCACGGCCGAAATCGAGGCCGGCACCTTCGAGTGGAAGCTGGATCTGGAAGACGTTCACCTGAATATCGAAGCGCGCCTGACCCAGCTGGTCGGCGATGCCGGCAAGCGCCTGCACACCGGCCGCAGCCGCAACGACCAGGTGGCCACCGACGTGCGCCTGTGGCTGCGCAGCGAGATCGACCTGATCGAAGGCCTGCTCAAGGAGCTGCAGCGCTCGCTGGTCGACGTGGCCGCGAAGAACGTGGAGGTGATCCTGCCCGGCTTCACCCATCTGCAGGTGGCTCAGCCCGTGAGCTTCGGCCATCATATGCTGGCCTATGTGGAAATGTTCAAGCGCGACGCCGAGCGCATGCTGGACGTGCGCAAGCGCGTCAACGTGCTGCCCCTGGGCTCTGCCGCGCTGGCCGGCACCACCTACCCGCTGGACCGCGAGCGCGTGGCCAAGACCCTGGGCATGGAAGGCGTGAGCCAGAACTCGCTGGACGGCGTGTCCGACCGCGACTTCGCCATCGAGTTCACTGCGGCGGCCTCGCTGTGCATGGTGCACGTGAGCCGTCTGTCGGAAGAGCTGATCATCTGGATGAGCCAGAACTTCGGCTTCATCAAGATCGCCGACCGCTTCACCACCGGCTCGTCCATCATGCCCCAGAAGAAGAACCCCGATGTGCCCGAACTGGCACGTGGCAAGACCGGCCGCGTGGTCGGCCATCTGATGGGTCTGATCACGCTGATGAAGGGCCAGCCCCTGGCCTACAACAAGGACAACCAGGAAGACAAGGAGCCGCTGTTCGACACGGTGGACACCCTCAAGGACACGCTGCGCATCTTCGCCGAGATGATCGGCGGCCAGCTCAACCCCGCCAGCGGCGTCAAGGAAGGCGGCATCACCGTGAATGCCGAGAACATGCGCGCTGCTGCCCTGAAGGGCTATGCCACGGCCACCGACCTGGCCGACTATCTGGTCAAGAAGGGGCTGCCCTTCCGCGACGCCCACGAAACCGTGGCTCACGCCGTGAAGCTGGCCACCATGAAGGGCGTGGACCTGACCGAGCTGCCACTGGCCGAGCTGCAGGCCTTCAATCCCAACATCGAGGCCGATGTGTTCGAGGCCCTGAGCCTGGAAGGCTCGCTCAACGCACGCAGCACGCTGGGCGGTACGGCACCGGCGCAGGTGCGTGCGCAACTGGCCAAGCATCAGGCTCGCCTGGCCTGATGGGCCCCGGCACTGTGGCGTAACGTTGACGCCTTGAAAGCGCCCTTTGCCGGGCGCTTTTGTTTTGGTTAGTCTGCAAAAGAGATAAGGAGAAAACACATGACGCAATCTCGTCGTCAATTGCTGAAAGCCGGTGCGGGAGCGGTTGCAGCATCGGCCCTGGGGCCGCTGGCCTGGGCCTCGTCGGGTCAGCCCATCCGCATTCTGGTGGGCTTTCCACCCGGTGGTGGCTCGGACGCGATTGCGCGCCTGCTGGCCGACAAGCTCAAGGACGAGCTGGGCGGCGTGACGGTGCTGGTGGAAAACCGCCCCGGAGCCGGCGGCCAGATTGCAGCGCAGCTGCTCAAGGCCTCGCCTGCCGATGGTCATACGCTGTTTCTCACGCATGACCACACCATCTCCATCCTGCCCAAGGTCGTGAAAAAGCCGGGCTTTGATCCGCAGCAGGACTTCATCCCCGTGGCCGGGGTCGCCACTTTCGTGAATGCGCTGGCCGTCTCCAGCAACACGCCGGCCAGGAATCTGGCCGAGTACGCGGCCTGGGCCAGAGGCAGTGCCAAGAACGGCACCATCGGCATTCCGGCGCCGGCATCGACCCCCGAATTTCTGGTCAAGATCCTGGCCGACCACTACCAGCTCGATCTGGTGGCCGCTCCGTATCGCGGCAGCGCCCCGCTGCTGGCCGATATGCTGGGCAATCAGATTCCGGCCGGCATTGCTTCGGTGCCCGACTTCATGGAGAACCAGAAGGCGGGCAAGCTGCGCGTGATCGGCGTGCTCGGCGCCAAGCGCCAGGCTTCCATGCCCGAGGTTCCGACCTTGCTGGAGCAGGGCATCAAGGGCTTTGAAGACATGCCTTACTACGGCATTTTTGCGCCCCGGGGCGTGCCCCAGGCCTTTGTCGAGCGCTTCTCGGCAGCGGTGGGCAATGTGCTCAAGCAGCGTGACGTCTACGCGCAGCTGACGGCACTGGGTCTTACAGTTGGATACATGAATCCCCGCCAGTTGGGGGAGCGCGAGGCCGCTTATTCCAAGGTCTGGGCCGGTATCATTCAGCGCAGCGGTTTCCAGCCGCAGTAGTTTCGCGCGTGCAGCACATGCTCAAGGCCCTGCTTCACCTGTGAGGCAGGGCTTTTGCATTCTGCCGCCCCGCACTGCTGCGTCGCTGATTCCAGACTTCAGATTCAAACAGCCAGGGCCGGCGGCATGCCTGCCCCAAAAGGAAGTGACTGTATGACTGTGCCTTATGCAGAGGGAAGGAAGAGGGAGCAGGTCGCGCCGCTTTGGCGCGGGCTGCT
This DNA window, taken from Comamonas testosteroni TK102, encodes the following:
- a CDS encoding Bug family tripartite tricarboxylate transporter substrate binding protein, with the translated sequence MTQSRRQLLKAGAGAVAASALGPLAWASSGQPIRILVGFPPGGGSDAIARLLADKLKDELGGVTVLVENRPGAGGQIAAQLLKASPADGHTLFLTHDHTISILPKVVKKPGFDPQQDFIPVAGVATFVNALAVSSNTPARNLAEYAAWARGSAKNGTIGIPAPASTPEFLVKILADHYQLDLVAAPYRGSAPLLADMLGNQIPAGIASVPDFMENQKAGKLRVIGVLGAKRQASMPEVPTLLEQGIKGFEDMPYYGIFAPRGVPQAFVERFSAAVGNVLKQRDVYAQLTALGLTVGYMNPRQLGEREAAYSKVWAGIIQRSGFQPQ
- the argH gene encoding argininosuccinate lyase, with product MSTSAPSHNQLDSKAEAWSALFSEPMSDLVKRYTSSVFFDKRMWQADIQGSLAHAEMLSAQKIIAAEDFASIQKGMAQITAEIEAGTFEWKLDLEDVHLNIEARLTQLVGDAGKRLHTGRSRNDQVATDVRLWLRSEIDLIEGLLKELQRSLVDVAAKNVEVILPGFTHLQVAQPVSFGHHMLAYVEMFKRDAERMLDVRKRVNVLPLGSAALAGTTYPLDRERVAKTLGMEGVSQNSLDGVSDRDFAIEFTAAASLCMVHVSRLSEELIIWMSQNFGFIKIADRFTTGSSIMPQKKNPDVPELARGKTGRVVGHLMGLITLMKGQPLAYNKDNQEDKEPLFDTVDTLKDTLRIFAEMIGGQLNPASGVKEGGITVNAENMRAAALKGYATATDLADYLVKKGLPFRDAHETVAHAVKLATMKGVDLTELPLAELQAFNPNIEADVFEALSLEGSLNARSTLGGTAPAQVRAQLAKHQARLA